A genomic segment from Melanotaenia boesemani isolate fMelBoe1 chromosome 9, fMelBoe1.pri, whole genome shotgun sequence encodes:
- the taok1a gene encoding serine/threonine-protein kinase TAO1: MPNSNRAGSLKDPEIAELFFKEDPEKLFSDLREIGHGSFGAVYFAQDVQTNDVVAIKKMSYSGKQSTEKWQDIIKEVKFLQRIQHPNTIEYKGCYLREHTAWLVMEYCLGSASDLLEVHKKPLQEVEIAAITHGALQGLAYLHSHNMIHRDIKAGNILLTEPGQVKLADFGSASIACPANSFVGTPYWMAPEVILAMDEGQYDGKVDIWSLGITCVELAERKPPLFNMNAMSALYHIAQNESPTLQSTEWTDYFRNFVDSCLQKIPQDRPNSEELVKHAFVQRERPESVLIDLINRTKDAVRELDNLQYRKMKKILFQEAHNGPTTEAQDEEEEPEHIVGRTGSVGSNQSIPSMSISASSQSSSVNSLADVGDDRSEVDMDGDHTVMSNSSVIHLKPEQETCSEVTEPHNRPTEPQSSTAHTPRPRRNREHFATIRTASVLTRQIKEHEQDSELREQILGYKRMRRQHQKQLMALENKLKAEMDEHRLRLDKELENQRNSFAQELEKLIKKHQASMEKDAKTFSNDEKKFQQHIQSQQKKELNSFLESQKREYKLRKEQLKEELNENQSTPKKEKQEWLSKQKENFQHYQAEEEANLQRKQRQYLELECRRFKRRILIARHNIERDLVREELNKRQTQKDLEHAMLLRHHESMQELEFRQLGTIQKTRAELTRLQHQTELTNQQEYNKRRERELRRKHVMEVRQQPKSLKSKELQIKKQFQDTCKIQTRQYKALRNHLLETTPKSEHKAVLKRLKLEQHRKLAILAEQYDHSINEMLSTQALRLDETQESQCQGLKMQLQQELELLNAYQSKIKMQTDAQHDREKKALEQRVSLRRALLEQKIEEEMQSLQNERLERTRSLLERQAREVETFDSESMRLGFSNMVLSNISSEALNHSYPGAPGIWSHHQQLHPSGSSQGPHWGSHGLRARSSLQGSHHYYRSSQGGAPMHQGWEQGMQGGSPPPWGHPSAAAVVSRSSGGIQNSPQAMGRTPSGGRGEQGMSRSTSVTSQISNGSHLSYT; encoded by the exons ATGCCCAACAGCAATCGGGCGGGGAGCCTCAAGGACCCCGAGATTGCTGAACTTTTCTTCAAGGAGGATCCCGAAAAGCTCTTCTCAGATCTGCGTGAAATTGGACATGGCAGCTTTGGCGCTGTATATTTT GCACAGGATGTGCAGACAAATGATGTGGTGGCCATCAAGAAGATGTCTTATAGTGGGAAGCAGTCCACGGAG aaaTGGCAAGACATAATCAAGGAGGTGAAATTTCTGCAGAGAATACAACACCCAAACACCATAGAATACAAAGGATGTTACCTGCGAGAGCACACAGCTTGG CTTGTAATGGAGTATTGTCTGGGCTCAGCTTCAGATTTGTTAGAAG TTCACAAGAAACCTCTGCAAGAGGTTGAAATAGCGGCAATTACCCATGGTGCTCTTCAAGGTTTGGCTTATCTTCACTCCCACAACATGATTCACCG AGACATAAAGGCAGGAAATATCCTCCTGACAGAGCCAGGTCAAGTAAAACTAGCAGACTTTGGCTCTGCATCTATTGCCTGTCCTGCTAACTCCTTCGTTGGGACCCCATATTG GATGGCTCCAGAAGTAATTTTAGCTATGGATGAGGGTCAATATGATGGAAAGGTGGACATTTGGTCGTTGGGGATAACCTGTGTTGAATTAG CCGAGAGGAAGCCTCCACTGTTCAACATGAATGCAATGAGTGCCTTATACCATATAGCACAGAATGAGAGCCCCACACTGCAGTCAACTGAATG GACGGATTATTTCCGAAACTTTGTAGATTCTTGCCTTCAGAAAATTCCTCAGGACAGGCCAAACTCGGAGGAGCTTGTAAAG CATGCATTTGTCCAGCGTGAGCGACCAGAATCAGTTCTTATAGACCTGATAAATCGGACTAAAGACGCAGTCCGGGAGCTAGACAATCTGCAGTATCGTAAAATGAAGAAGATCTTGTTTCAGGAAGCCCACAATGGCCCCACAACTGAGGCGCAAGATGAAGAAGAG GAGCCAGAACACATTGTGGGTAGAACGGGCAGTGTGGGGAGCAACCAGTCCATTCCCAGTATGTCGATCAGTGCCAGTTCTCAGAGCAGCTCCGTCAACAGTCTAGCAGATGTGGGCGATGACAGGAGCGAGGTGGACATGGATGGAGACCACACAGTGATGTCCAACAGCTCTGTTATACATCTCAAACCT GAGCAAGAGACATGCAGTGAAGTGACAGAGCCTCACAACCGACCAACAGAGCCACAGTCCTCTACTGCACACACACCACGGCCAAGGCGAAATCGTGAACATTTTGCTACTATACGCACAGCTTCCGTG CTCACTCGCCAGATTAAGGAGCATGAGCAGGATTCAGAGTTAAGAGAGCAGATACTGGGCTACAAGCGCATGAGGCGGCAGCatcagaaacagctgatggCTCTTGAAAACAAGCTGAAGGCCGAAATGGATGAGCACAGGCTCCGACTGGACAAGGAACTGGAGAATCAGAGGAATAGCTTTGCCCAAGAGTTGGAAAAGCTGATCAAGAAACATCAGGCATCCATGGAGAAAGAT GCAAAAACCTTTAGCAATGATGAGAAGAAGTTCCAGCAGCATATCCAGAGTCAGCAAAAAAAAGAGCTTAACAGCTTCCTGGAATCCCAGAAACGGGAATACAAACTTCGCAAAGAGCAACTGAAAGAG GAGCTGAATGAAAACCAGTCAACacccaaaaaagaaaagcaggagtGGTTGTCCAAGCAGAAGGAGAACTTCCAACACTACCAAGCAGAGGAGGAGGCCAACTTACAGCGCAAACAAAGACAGTACCTGGAACTGGAGTGTCGCAGGTTCAAAAGGAGGATATTAATCGCTCGCCACAATATTGAACGAGACCTAGTGAGAGAG GAGTTAAATAAGCGTCAGACACAAAAGGACTTGGAACATGCCATGCTTCTCCGGCACCATGAGTCCATGCAAGAGCTGGAGTTCCGCCAGCTCGGCACTATCCAGAAGACGAGGGCCGAGCTGACCCGCCTGCAGCATCAAACGGAGCTCACCAATCAGCAGGAGTACAACAAGCGGAGGGAGAGGGAACTAAGGCGCAAACATGTCATGGAGGTTCGCCAGCAACCCAAGAGCCTCAag TCCAAAGAGCTACAGATCAAGAAGCAGTTCCAGGACACGTGTAAGATCCAGACCAGGCAGTATAAAGCACTGAGGAACCATCTGCTGGAGACCACACCAAAGTCAGAGCACAAAGCTGTCCTTAAACGGCTGAAGCTGGAGCAGCACCGCAAACTTGCCATTTTGGCTGAACAGTATGACCACTCCATCAATGAAATGCTTTCCACTCAAGCG TTGCGTCTGGATGAGACTCAGGAGTCTCAGTGCCAAGGCTTAAAAATGCAGCTACAGCAGGAGCTGGAGCTTCTCAATGCTTACCAGAGCAAGATCAAGATGCAGACTGATGCCCAGCATGACCGTGAGAAGAAGGCTCTCGAGCAAAGGGTGTCACTACGTCGGGCCCTGCTGGAGCAAAAG ATTGAGGAAGAGATGCAATCCTTGCAGAATGAACGCCTAGAACGAACCCGAAGCCTATTGGAACGCCAAGCCAGAGAAGTTGAGACTTTTGACTCCGAGAGTATGCGCTTGGGTTTCAGCAACATGGTGCTATCTAACATCTCATCAGAGGCTCTCAACCATAGCTATCCTGGCGCTCCAGGAATTTGGAGTCACCATCAGCAACTGCACCCATCCGGAAGCTCTCAAGGGCCACACTGGGGCAGCCATGGTTTACGCGCAAGATCAAGTCTCCAAGGCAGCCATCACTACTATCGCTCAAGTCAAGGAGGGGCACCTATGCATCAAGGCTGGGAGCAGGGCATGCAGGGTGGAAGCCCACCACCATGGGGCCACccatcagctgcagctgtggtctCTCGCAGCAGTGGGGGTATACAGAACAGTCCCCAGGCAATGGGGAGGACACCCTCAGGAGGGCGCGGTGAGCAGGGTATGAGCAGGAGTACTAGTGTCACCTCTCAAATATCCAACGGGTCACATCTTTCCTACACATAG